In the genome of Paenibacillus sp. FSL R5-0766, one region contains:
- a CDS encoding phage holin family protein — protein MERWDTLWKWGIALMSSSVTYFFGGWSGVLGVLLVFVILDYLTGIAAAGMSGKLESNVGMFGIARKVFIFAMVSVAHLVDGVLGDGHLFRDAVAFFYIANELLSIIENGGKLGAPIPPVIRQAIEVLKGKGGTGELPGNFSPSAKNSFSQADPDDIDSPTTEDNVK, from the coding sequence ATGGAAAGATGGGACACCCTATGGAAATGGGGAATTGCACTCATGAGCAGCTCAGTAACCTACTTCTTCGGAGGATGGTCAGGCGTACTCGGCGTACTTCTCGTGTTCGTCATCCTCGATTACCTAACCGGCATCGCGGCGGCGGGTATGAGTGGCAAGTTAGAAAGTAATGTTGGCATGTTCGGCATCGCAAGAAAGGTATTTATTTTTGCAATGGTATCGGTGGCTCATCTGGTGGATGGTGTTCTGGGAGACGGACATTTGTTCAGGGATGCGGTCGCCTTTTTTTATATCGCAAATGAGTTGTTGTCCATTATCGAGAATGGAGGCAAGTTGGGCGCTCCCATTCCTCCAGTGATCCGGCAAGCGATTGAAGTGCTCAAGGGCAAAGGGGGAACCGGGGAACTCCCCGGTAACTTCTCCCCAAGTGCCAAAAATTCTTTTTCACAGGCAGATCCGGATGACATAGATTCACCGACAACAGAAGATAACGTTAAGTAG
- a CDS encoding glycoside hydrolase family 25 protein, with amino-acid sequence MQTRSSGNTQGIDVSRYQGNIDWAKVKASGMTFVFIKATEGQTYTDPNYQKNVTGALAAGLLVGTYHFFRATSTDGAKAEAVHYANTLNKVGGAKALQLPPVMDYENNPGNLSKAQMNTVAKAFLTELQRLTGVKPIIYTGNSFAGNFDTSLSSYDLWIARYSNTRVPDDQPAWKRWTFWQYTDSGKVNGISGNVDMNEFEGTAAQLRARYAAATPKPPEPSNPTNPSHPNPPTEPPKGGEPMTAEEKAAFDALKSQVDKLQARQQMEVPVWAKAAVDAALAYDTKNPLFSIDNGASYDFYRFITVMHRRGLFKK; translated from the coding sequence ATGCAAACGAGAAGTTCGGGCAACACACAGGGCATTGACGTCTCACGATACCAGGGCAATATTGACTGGGCCAAGGTGAAGGCAAGTGGCATGACATTTGTATTCATCAAGGCAACTGAGGGACAGACATACACCGATCCAAATTACCAGAAAAATGTAACCGGCGCACTGGCGGCGGGCTTGCTGGTGGGAACGTATCACTTCTTCCGCGCGACATCTACCGATGGTGCCAAGGCAGAAGCGGTGCATTATGCCAACACACTTAACAAAGTTGGGGGCGCCAAGGCGTTACAACTGCCACCCGTCATGGACTACGAGAACAACCCCGGCAACCTGAGCAAAGCGCAGATGAATACAGTTGCCAAAGCTTTTTTAACCGAATTACAACGTCTGACAGGTGTGAAACCGATCATATACACGGGCAATTCATTTGCCGGGAATTTTGACACATCACTCAGCTCATACGATCTGTGGATCGCGCGCTACAGCAACACCCGTGTACCGGACGACCAGCCGGCATGGAAGCGTTGGACGTTCTGGCAGTATACGGATTCAGGCAAGGTGAATGGCATTAGTGGCAACGTGGATATGAATGAATTCGAGGGAACAGCGGCACAGCTTAGAGCAAGATACGCAGCAGCCACTCCGAAACCACCGGAGCCATCCAATCCAACGAATCCAAGTCATCCGAATCCACCAACTGAACCACCCAAAGGGGGCGAACCGATGACAGCCGAAGAGAAAGCAGCGTTTGATGCGCTCAAATCCCAGGTCGACAAACTACAGGCGCGTCAGCAAATGGAAGTTCCAGTATGGGCAAAGGCAGCTGTGGATGCAGCACTGGCATATGACACCAAAAATCCATTGTTCAGCATCGATAATGGGGCGAGTTATGATTTTTACCGTTTTATTACCGTGATGCATCGCAGAGGTTTGTTTAAAAAGTGA
- a CDS encoding ABC transporter substrate-binding protein produces MRKKWMSGFLTLALSTVLVLSGCSSNEGAGNSPAPAEGTDPPAETVAQDTMIMGRGGDSVALDPAIVTDGESLKIGHQVFDSLLDYKEGGTEVIPGLAESWEISADGLKYVFKLKSGVKFHDGTDFNAEAVVFNFNRWGDPASEYKFEGDSFDYYDSMFGPEDGRVIKEVKATDETTVEFTLNQPQAPFLQNIAMTPFGIASPTAIQEKKENFKSEPVGTGPFVFKEWKRNDSITLEKNADYWKEGLPKLNKVIVRSIPDNTARFNALQNGEIDVMEDLNPDDLSILEGNSELQKIERPPFNVAYIGFNFKKKPFDNVKVRQALNHAVNKQALIDAFFAGQAEPAVNPMPPTLWGYNDTIEDYPYDLEKAKALLAEAGFPDGLPDPVTFYAMPVSRPYMPDGKKVAEAIQADFEKIGVTVTIESPEWATYLEDTKAGEKDDIYMLGWTGDNGDPDNFLYTLLDKDAIPSNNRSYYVNEELHTLLTGAQTETDQDKRAELYKQAQVIIKEDAPWIPLVHTTPILAGKANLKGFVPSPLGTESYAGAYFE; encoded by the coding sequence ATGAGAAAGAAATGGATGTCCGGTTTTTTGACTCTGGCTTTGAGCACCGTCTTGGTGTTGTCAGGCTGTTCAAGCAATGAGGGAGCTGGGAATTCGCCTGCTCCGGCAGAAGGAACCGACCCTCCAGCCGAAACGGTAGCGCAGGATACGATGATTATGGGGCGTGGTGGGGATTCCGTAGCACTCGACCCGGCGATTGTGACCGATGGAGAGTCGCTGAAGATTGGGCATCAGGTGTTTGATTCATTGCTGGACTACAAGGAAGGCGGAACAGAGGTCATTCCTGGACTAGCAGAGAGCTGGGAGATTTCGGCGGATGGGCTCAAGTATGTGTTTAAGCTGAAGTCGGGTGTGAAATTCCATGATGGAACTGACTTCAACGCAGAGGCTGTTGTGTTCAACTTCAACCGCTGGGGTGATCCGGCGAGTGAATATAAATTCGAGGGAGATTCCTTCGATTATTACGATTCCATGTTTGGTCCAGAGGACGGACGTGTGATCAAGGAAGTGAAGGCGACGGACGAGACTACGGTGGAGTTCACATTGAACCAGCCACAAGCGCCTTTCCTGCAAAATATTGCGATGACGCCATTTGGCATTGCCAGCCCAACCGCGATTCAGGAGAAAAAGGAAAACTTTAAGAGCGAGCCTGTGGGCACCGGCCCATTTGTATTCAAAGAGTGGAAGCGTAACGACTCCATCACCCTGGAGAAAAACGCGGATTACTGGAAAGAAGGACTGCCAAAGCTGAACAAAGTGATCGTGCGTTCCATTCCGGATAATACCGCTCGCTTCAATGCCCTGCAAAACGGCGAGATTGATGTCATGGAAGACCTGAACCCGGACGATCTGTCCATTCTTGAAGGCAACAGCGAGCTACAGAAGATCGAGCGTCCACCGTTCAACGTGGCGTATATCGGCTTTAACTTCAAGAAGAAACCATTTGATAATGTCAAAGTCAGACAAGCCCTCAACCATGCGGTGAACAAACAGGCCCTCATTGATGCGTTTTTTGCTGGACAAGCAGAGCCTGCTGTGAACCCGATGCCTCCAACGCTGTGGGGATACAACGATACCATTGAGGATTACCCATATGATTTGGAAAAAGCAAAAGCTTTACTAGCCGAAGCTGGTTTCCCTGACGGTTTGCCTGATCCGGTAACCTTCTATGCGATGCCAGTATCCCGTCCGTATATGCCTGATGGCAAGAAGGTAGCGGAAGCAATCCAGGCCGATTTTGAGAAAATCGGAGTGACCGTCACCATCGAATCACCGGAGTGGGCAACGTATCTCGAAGATACAAAGGCCGGTGAGAAGGACGACATTTACATGCTCGGCTGGACAGGTGACAATGGTGACCCAGATAACTTCCTGTATACACTTCTGGATAAAGATGCCATTCCAAGCAACAACCGCAGTTATTATGTAAACGAAGAATTACACACATTGCTGACGGGTGCACAGACAGAAACCGATCAAGACAAACGTGCGGAACTTTACAAACAGGCACAGGTCATTATCAAGGAAGACGCACCGTGGATTCCTCTGGTACACACGACGCCAATTCTGGCGGGTAAAGCCAATCTGAAAGGTTTCGTCCCTTCTCCACTGGGCACCGAATCCTATGCCGGTGCTTATTTCGAGTAA
- a CDS encoding ABC transporter permease has product MNSYIVKRVLVLLPVLLGMTLIVFSIIHAIPGDPAETILGQKATEQSKQALRDQLGLDKPWFQQYFAYLGDLLKGDLGTSIRTKVPIAQEIVPYLTATLELTMASMLFAVIIGVNAGIVSAWKHNSWFDYCCMVIALVGVSMPIFWLGLMEQWLFANKLQWLPSIGRMNARDPVEAITGLYVLDTMIAGQWNQLWTVTKHLLLPSIALGTIPMAVIARMTRSSMLEVMSSDYIRTAKAKGLGPFFVVYGHALKNAFIPVLTVIGIQTGSLLGGAVLTETIFAWPGVGRYIYEAISSRDYPVIQSGILIVAFFFVVINLIVDLLYAVFDPRISYK; this is encoded by the coding sequence TTGAACAGCTATATTGTCAAACGTGTGCTTGTGTTGCTGCCCGTACTGCTGGGCATGACCCTGATTGTCTTTTCCATCATCCACGCCATTCCGGGTGACCCGGCTGAGACCATACTTGGGCAAAAGGCAACCGAACAATCCAAGCAGGCCTTACGTGATCAGCTTGGACTGGATAAACCTTGGTTCCAGCAATATTTCGCCTACTTGGGTGATTTACTCAAAGGAGACCTCGGAACATCCATCCGCACCAAGGTGCCTATTGCCCAGGAAATTGTGCCTTATCTGACAGCAACCCTTGAATTAACGATGGCAAGTATGTTGTTTGCTGTCATTATTGGGGTGAATGCCGGGATTGTCAGTGCATGGAAGCACAACTCCTGGTTTGATTATTGCTGTATGGTCATTGCTTTGGTGGGGGTATCGATGCCGATCTTCTGGCTAGGTCTGATGGAACAATGGCTGTTTGCGAACAAGTTGCAGTGGCTGCCATCCATTGGGCGCATGAATGCACGAGATCCGGTGGAAGCCATTACGGGTTTATATGTGCTGGATACGATGATCGCTGGACAATGGAATCAGTTGTGGACAGTAACAAAACATTTGTTGCTCCCAAGTATTGCACTGGGCACGATTCCAATGGCCGTTATTGCCCGGATGACCCGTTCCAGCATGCTGGAAGTGATGAGTTCGGATTACATTCGTACAGCGAAGGCGAAGGGACTGGGTCCGTTTTTTGTCGTATATGGACACGCGCTTAAAAATGCATTTATTCCCGTGCTCACCGTCATTGGTATCCAGACCGGATCGTTGCTCGGGGGTGCGGTGTTGACCGAAACGATCTTTGCTTGGCCGGGTGTGGGACGGTATATATATGAAGCGATTAGTTCGCGGGACTATCCGGTGATCCAGAGTGGCATTCTGATCGTGGCATTCTTTTTCGTGGTCATCAACCTGATTGTGGACTTGCTCTACGCGGTGTTCGACCCTCGTATCAGTTATAAATAG